The Candidatus Roseilinea sp. sequence GGACAGGTAGTACGGGTCCACACCGATGCAGTGCCCCCCCACCCCTGCGCCCGGCGTAAAGGGCATAAAACCAAAAGGCTTGGTCTTGGCTGCTTCGATCACCTCCCAAATGTCAATGCCCATGCGCTCGCTCAACAGCGCCAATTCGTTGACCAGCGCGATATTGACCGAGCGAAAGATGTTCTCCAACAGCTTGGTCATCTCGGCCACGCGCGGGGAAGATACGCAATGCACCGGCGCCCCCAGCGCGCCTAGCACAACGGCCGCGCGCTGCGTGCCCTCAGGCGTCACCCCGCCCACCACCCTAGGCGTGTTTGCCACAGTCCAATCGGTGCGGCCCGGATCAATGCGCTCAGGGCAGAATGCCAGATCAAAGTCCACACCAGCTTTCAGGCCGCTGCGCTCCAGGATGGGCTGGACGATCTCCTGTGTTGTGCCGGGGTAGGTCGTGCTTTGCAGGATGACCAATTGCCCCCGAGACAGGCGGGGTTGGATGCCCTCGACCGCGCTGACGACATACGAGAGGTCGGGGGCGCGCATCGCGTCGAAGGGGGTCGGTACGCAAATGAAGATCACGTCACGGTCGCGCAGCGCGTCGTAATTGACCGTAGCCGTAAACGCGCCGGCCCGCACGGCCTGCGCCACATCGGCGCTCGGCACATCGGCAATATGGCTGACGCCGGCGTTCAATTGCGCCACCTTGCGCGCGTCTATATCTACGCCGAGGACGCTCCGGCCGGCTTTAGCAAACGCAATCGCCAGCGGCAGACCGACGTAGCCCAGCCCTAGGACTGCGATGCGCTGGTCGGTTCGGTGGTAGGCAGCGGAGCGGGTTGGCGCGCGCTGGGCGGCGCTCCCAAACCCGGACTTTCCCAGTCTATCGTTGTCAGCTTCCACGGTCCAAACTCCATGAACCACAACATGTATCCCCCCGCAGTCAATAGCGCAACAGCGATGATAAGGCTGGCCCAGCGGTTGGCCATCGAGGCAATGATGGCCACAATGCCCAAGGCGCCACACACCAGATAGAGGATCATCACCGCTTCGCGCTGGCTGAAGCCGTGATTGGCTATGCGATGGGAAGTGTGGTCTTTGCCCGGCGACGTGAGCGGGTTCTTGCCACGTCGCAGCCGAGAAAGCGTCACCAGTGTCATGTCAAAGATCGGCAAGCCCATGAGGATCACCGGCACCATCCACGAAACCAGCGGGCTTTGCCCCCAAAAGCGCAGCTTAACGGCGATGCACGCCAGCAGAAAGCCGAGAAACATGCTGCCCGAATCGCCCATGAACACGCTCGCCGGATTGAGGTTCCACACCAAAAACCCGATGCACGCGCCCAACACGGCTGCGCTGAGCAAGCCCACCAGGTACTGCCCGTTGATGATGGCCAGCACTAAAAAGAAGGATGAGATCACGGCGCTGACGCCAGCCAGTAGGCCATCCATGTTGTCCAGAAAGTTCATGGCGTTGGTCACGCCGACGATCCAGACTACGGTGAGAAGCGCATCCAGCGCCGGACTGCCGAACAGCGCGACGCGCACATCGAACAGATAGACCATCACTGCAGCGCACAATTGGATGACCAGTTTGATGTAGGCGTTGAGGCTGAAGCGATCATCCACTAATCCCATGAATGACATCAGGGTGGCGGCCACGACGATGGCCGCGAACTGCTGAAATTCCAGCCGGCGGCCCAAGATCAGCGCCACGATCAACACGCTGAGCAGGATGGCCAGCCCGCCCAACTTCGGCACCGGCCGGGCGTGAATATCCCGCGCGCGGGGATGAGCAACCACGCCGACGCGGGGTGCTAGCCACTTGCTGAGCGGCGTGGCGGCGATCGCAATGGCTAGTGCGCCGAAGAAGAGCAGCAGGAGTTCGACCATCTTTTCTTTGACTGCAAGCGGGCCGCCTAAGGTGAGCCGAGCTGTTGGATGAATGATTCGAGTATTGGCTGCTGGTCTGCCGGCGCCAGCATCAGCGCGCGACGGGCATATTCAACCGCCAGCGTAATCTGGTTCGTGTCTCTGTAGAGCAAAGCGAGATTCCTGAGGGTGTTCCAATCATTCGAGTTGCGGGCCAACAAACTCTGCAGCGCGTTAATCGCCCCAGGCGCGTCGCCCAGGTCCAGCGCAATGCGCGCCAGTTCCTGATACGCCTGGATTGAGCCGGGGTCTACAGCGACTGCCTGAGTCAGCTCTTCGCGCGCGCGCTCTAACTGGGCGCGCCATTCGGCCGGGTTCGCCTGCCGATCGAACGCGCGCGCTTTCTCCAGATGCCACGCGGCGCGCAGCAGATAGGTCTGGCCGAACTTCTTATCGAGCGCCAGCGAACGGTCGAGCCGGGCTTTTGCTGCCTCTAAATCGCCCAGGCGATAGAGATACAGGCTGGCCCATTCGTTCCACAACTGCGCATTGTTCGGGCTGAGGCGGGTAGCCGTCGCATACTCTCGAGAGGCGTTCTCAAAGCGACGCCGCACATCGGCCTCCAGCTCGGCGATGCGCGCCGCATCGGCGCTCCCCTGCGCGCGCATGGCATCCAGCTCTGCCCGCGCAATATCGCCGGACTGCTGCCACATGCGGGCCAGGTTGGCGCTGTGGTCGGTGTTGAACGGGTTAATAACGCGCGCTTCCTCCAGGATGATGCGCGCCGCAGTGAGCAAGTCTTGGCGGCTCAATTTGGCCGAGGGCAGATCGTTCGAGCCGTAGGGACGATTCCAGTTCTGGGGCTCATTCCCGATGATGCGCATAAATGTTGCATCTTCGGGAATCGTTCGGTTAGGCGATTGATTCGGCGTGGACTTCGCCTTTTCCAACAGCGCCCGACCAAGCCAGAGGTAGTAGAAGTCCTCATTCGGCGCGAGCTGGATCGAACGGCGGTAATGTTCAATGGCCATGTCCCAGCCTTGAACGCCGGTGCCCTGCACCAACTCGCCCGAGCCGCGTTGATCCCATGGGCTAGCTTGCTTGTAGATGATGTCCGCGGCAATCGGCTGCAAATTGCTGTAAGCAACGGCGATCGGCACGACAATGGCGCCGACGAACACTCCGGCCAGGCCGGCGTAGGAGGCGCTCTGCACCGGCAAGGCGGGCGCTTCGCCGCGCAACAAGAAGGCGCTGGCGACCATGACTGCGGCGATCAAGAGATAAACGTAGGCCGGGAAGGCGGCTAATTCTTCGGCGATGTTGAGGATGTTGCTGACAGAGTTCTGCTGCGAAGCGGAGAACGCCACTAGGCGACCCGCGATGAATGTGCCGAACAACACCCACACGAACGCTGCAATCGAAGCGAGGAGCGCGCCGGCGGTCGCGGTGTGCTCGTTGTTGCACAGCGCGCCGCTCGACCGCAGCTCAGCCAGGACGACAGCAACGCCGATGATGAGCGTGATGAGAAACATCGCCAACACGCCGAGGCTGGGTTGACCCTTGACCAGGGTCATCGCGCCGATGAAGACCTGGCCGGCGGTCGCGCTGCGCTCGATGTTGTTGGTGAAGTCGAAGGCCATGATGCCCAAGATCAGGCCCAGAAAGGCGCCATAGACGGCGACCGCGGCAAACCATCCCGGCCGTGCAAAGCCACGCCGGACCGGGGCCGCAGCGCGGCGCGCGGCGGCAGCGCGCTGTTGTGCGGCGCGCTGCTGTCGGCGCGTGCCGCCCACATTCCGACGCCCTCCTCCTACTCCGCCGCCTATGGGCGAAACCGCTTCCGCCGCGCCAGCTTCGACCTCAAGCTTCCCGCCCTTCGCTTCCGGCGAGTCGCCCTGAAGCCAGCCCATGCCCACCACGACCATCACGCCGATCAAGGCCCAAAAATAGGTCCGGGTCGCTGCAATTGCGATGCCGGTGTGGATCTCCACGAAGTGCGCGATGACGGCGGCGACGATGGCGATGAGCAACAACTGATCGCGCAGCAAAAGCTGAACAGGCAATGACTCATCGTCGCCGCGACGCGCATTGATAAGCGCGCTGACGAACAGGAATAGGGTCATGCCGAACACCACGCCGGCGCCCACGCCGATGCCGAACAGCTCCCGACGTCCGAGCGCAATCGCCCCGGCTCCGAACAGCACTGCGCCGGCCATCCACATCGCAATGAACAGCCCAGCTTCAAACCGCGACGCGATCAGCCCAATCCAGCGGAAGCCGTAAAAAAGCACGCTGCCGAAGAGGAACATGTAGGCCAGCAAGCCAAAGAGGCCGGTGATGACCAGCGCATCCCACGTCTCGTTGTGGCTACGATCCGGCGAGGCGTTGCGCGCTTCGAAGTTCGCCAACATCGGCGGGTAGAAGCGATTGTAGGCAACATACATGGATTCTGGCCCGTAACCGATCAGCGGCCGGATGGCGTTGAAAGCGTCGGGCGTGCCGTCCGGCCCCGTGATTGGGTCATGCGGTAGGACCAGGTTCGCTGCGCCCTCCCAAATCAACACGCGCACGGCATTGGTGCCCTCTTGCGTCGTAAACACGGTGCTCAAGCGACGCAACAGAGGGAATTGACGCAGCCAGTCATAGTTCGGGTCATTGCGCGTCACGTTGATGAAATACAAGAAGGCCAGCCCAGCAATGCCGAGGCCAATCAACCCTACGGTAAGCTGCACGCGCGCCTTTCGCCGACGGGCGAGCTGGGCCAGTAACAGCATGACAAACAGCACACCGACCAACCAACCAAGCTGCGGCCCGCGACTGCCCGCCAGAATCAGCACAACAATTGCGTTCAACAGCGCGACGACTATGTAACACGCCGCGCGCGCAACATCTGACCATCGAGGCTGGTCGCTCTGCAGGATGGACGCGAAGCTATCAGCGATGCGGAAGATGGTGATAAAGAAGACGATGACCAGATAGGCCGCGATGAAGATCGAGTTGCCCATATTTCCGGCAACGCGCTCCACCGTATCCCCGCCCCAAGGCAGCGGGTCAAGCTGCAAGCGCTGCAGGAGGCCATAGATCGCGATCGGCAGCGAAGTGACGATCATGAGCGTGAGCAGGCGATCTAGTTGCGCGCGCCGACGCATCCCCTGCAGAATCATGAGGAAGATCACGATGTAAGCAAAGGTGGTATAGGTGCCTTGCAGGCGCTGATACGATCCGAGGAGACTGGTGCGCGGCGCGATCGAGAACGCGGTGCTGATCATATAAATCACAACGGTGATCAGCGTCGGCAACACGAGCGGCGTGCGCCAGGTCACGCTGCGGTCCCGTTGTGGGTTGCGGCGCTCCTCGATCCACTTCACCACCCAGGCCATCGCCATGACCAGGGCGATCGAGCGCAAGGTGGTCAACTTGTCGGGTTCAAACACCCGGCTAGAGTAGATGTTAAAGAACAACGGCACAACAATAATCGCCGCCAACCATCCGGCCTCAATCAGCCGGTCGCACCAGATGCTCAGCCGGCTGGCGAAGGCAACGGGCGCAGCGGCTGTGGTCAGCCTATCATCTGTGATCACCCCAGAGGCCTGCCCCCCCGCAAGTGTGTTCGACATGCGATGTCACCTCAGAAACGAAGCAAAGTGATAAACGGCCCCATCACCATACCGGGGCAGTATAGAACTCTAGCACAGTCATCGGCTTTGGTATTATTTGAGCGCGGCGAGCATCATAGCACGCAGGCTCGTGCATCGCAGCGCCAAGCTAGACACAACTCCTCATGCACTGAGAAACGACAACATGGCATCCAAAATTGATCCGTCCGCGCGCTATCTAAAAACCCACGAGTGGGCGCGCATCGAAGGCGATGAGATCGTATGCGGCATCAGTGACCATGCGCAATCGGCGATGAACGATTTAGTCTATGTGGAACTGCCGCGCGTCGGCGCAACGTACCAAGCCGGCGAGGCATTCGGCGTGGTGGAATCCGTCAAAGCAGCCTCTGACGTTTATATGCCTGTCAGCGGCACGATCACGGCGGTGAACACCCAGCTCGAAAGCAAGCCGGAGATCATCAACCAAGACCCGTATCAGCGCGGCTGGATGATCCGCATTAAGCCCGACGACATGGCCGAGTTCAACAACCTGCTCGACGCAGACGCTTACGCGCGACTGCTGAACGAGACCGAAAAATAGAACATGCACTACATCCCGCACACCGACGACGAGCGGCGCGAGATGCTCGCGCGCATCGGCGTCGAGCGCATCGAAGACCTGTTCCAGGCGATCCCTGAGAAGTTCCGCTTTCCCCGGCTCGATCTGCCCGAGGCCGTGACTGAGATGGAGGTGATGTGGGAGCTGGGGGCGCTGGCCGATGCGAACGCCGACGTGAACCACCACGCCTGCTTCCTCGGCGCCGGCGCCTACAACCACTACATCCCCAGCCTGGTGGACCACATCATCCGGCGCGGCGAGTTCTTCACCGCCTATACGCCTTACCAGCCAGAGGTCAGCCAGGGCACGCTACAGGCCATCTTCGAGTTCCAGAGCATGATGAGCGCGTTGACCGGCATGGAAATCAGCACGGCCTCCCATTACGACGGCGCGACGGCATTTGCCGAAGCCGTGTTGATGAGCATGGCCATCACCCAGCGTCACAAGGTGCTCATCTCGCGCGCCATTCACCCGCATTACCGCCGGGTGCTCCGCACCTACACCCAGTTTCACCCCAACATCGAAATTGCCGAGGGCGACCTGTCAACCCTGACCGCCTCGATGGACCTGAACACCGCTTGCGTGTGCATTCAGAATCCGAATTTCTTCGGTCAGTTCGAGCAGGTCGCCGGCCTGGCCGACCGCATCCACGCCGCCGGCGCACTGTTTGTCGTTGTGACCAATCCGATCTCCCTCGGCTTGTTCAAACCGCCGGCCGAGTATGGCGCAGATGTCGTCACCGGCGAGGGCCAGCCACTCGGCATTCCGCTGAGCTTTGGCGGGCCATATCTCGGCTTCTTCTGCACCCGCCGCGAATTCATGCGCCGCATCCCCGGCCGGATCGTCGGCGAGACGGTAGACCGCGAAGGCCGGCGGGGGTATGTGCTCACGCTCAAGACGCGCGAGCAGGACATTCGCCGGGAGAAAGCCACGAGCAACATTTGCACCAACCAGGGGCTGATGGCGCTGGCCGCCTGCGTCTATATGAGCGTGATGGGCAAGCCAGGCTTGCGCCAGGTCGCGAATCTGTGCTACCAGAAAGCGCACTACGCCGCCGACCAAATCGGCAAGCTGGACGGCTGGCGCGTCTGGACGGACCAACCCTTCTTCAACGAGTTCGTCGTGACCTGTCCTGCGCCGGTGAAAGAGATCACCGACTACCTACTCGATGAGCACGACATCATCGGCGGCTACGACTTAGGCCAGGACTACCCTGAGCTACAAGATCACATGCTGCTGTGCTGCACCGAGACGAACACGCGCGAGGAGATAGACGCGCTGGTGGAAGCCCTGGCAGAATTGACTTGAGCCTAGACGCACGCACGGACTTCCCACTCCCGACTCCGGCTCGCAAAGTCGGGAGTGGGGAATCGGACACATCAATACACGACTATGACGCCTTCATCAAAACTTCGCGCTGCAGTCATCGGCGTAGGCGTGGGTTGGAACCACATTGAGGGCTACCAGACCCACCCCAACTGTGAGCTGGCCGCGATCTGCGACATTAACCCGGCCGTCCTGAAGGAGCGCGGCGATCGGTTTAACGTCCCGGAGTCGCGCCGCTTCACCGACTATCGCCAGGTGTTGAATTCGAGCGAGATAGACGCCATCAGCATCGCCCTGCCCAACTGGCTGCACGAGCCGGTCGCCCTGGAAGCGTTTGCCCACGGCAAGCATGTGCTGTGCGAGAAGCCGCTCGCCGTGTCGGTCGAGGCCGGCCGGCGCATGATCGAGGCCGCGCGCGCTGCGCACAAGACGCTGATGGTGTGCTACAACCATCGCTATCGCCCGGAGATCGTCTGGTTGAAAGGCGAGATCCGCGCCGGCGACTTCGGCCACATCTACGCGGCCAAGGCGGGCTGGCTGCGCGAGGGTTGGATCCCGACGCACGGTCAATGGTTCACGCAGAAGGAGCACGCCGGCGGCGGCGCGTTGATTGACCTGGGCGTGCACGTGCTCGACCTGGCGCTGTGGCTGATGGGCTATCCACGGCCGGTCGCGGTAAGCGGCGCCACATTTGCCGAGTTCGGCCCGCGCGGGCAGAAGACCAAACCGCGCGATGTCAAGCCGGCCCACTTCGACGTGGACGACATGGGCCTCGGCTTCGTGCGCTTTGCCAACGGCGCCGTGCTGCAGTTCGAGTCGGCATGGGCATCACATCGCGAGCCACTCCAAGACGGCTTCTACGTGAGGCTGTTTGGCAGCGAGGCCGGCGCCAATTTCTACACCGGCGCACCGAACGGCGAGACCGTGGTGATGTATAAACTCGTCAACGATCAGCCGGCAACGATCGTGCCGCGCCTGCCGGTCGGCGTCAGCGGCCATCGCATCGCTGTGCATCACTTCGTGGATTGCGTGCTGAGCGGCGCTGAGCCGGAATCGCCCGGCGAGCACGGCCTGATTGGCTTGCAAATCATTGACGCCATCTATCGCTCCTCGCAGGACGGGCGAGAGGTAAGAATTGAGAATTCAGAAGAGATGAGCGACCGGACACCAGCCGCTATCCACTAGCCACTAGCCACTATCAGAAGATGCGCATCGTCTCCCTGCTGCCCAGCGCAACGGAAATTGTGTGCCTGCTCGGCCTGCGCGATTCGCTGGTCGGCCGCAGCCACGAGTGCGACTACCCACCCGAAGTCGCCGATGTGCCGGTGATGACCTACAGCAGCATCGGCGTCACCGGCGATGATGGCGCGATCAACCCCGAGCTGACCAGCGCAGAGATAGATGCGCGCGTCTCGCAACACCTGCGCGACGGCCTCAGCCTCTACGGCCTACACCCCGATCGGCTCGACGCTGCCAAGCCCGACCTCATCCTGACCCAGGAGTTGTGCGATGTGTGCGCCGTGTCCTACGCCACGGTGCGCGCCGTCGTGCGCGACCTCGGCCACAAGTGGGAAGGCTCGGCGCAAGTCGTCTCGCTGGAGCCAACCGATATCGAGGGGATCTTCCAGACCATCCTCACCGTCGGCGAGCTGACGGGTACAAACGCCGTGGCCAAGGCGCGCGTGCGAGCGTTGCGCGACCGGCTGGATCGCGTGCGCGAGGCGCTGGCCGGCATAGCCCATCGCCCAACCGTCGCTGCTCTGGAATGGCTCGACCCGCCGTTCGCTCCCGGCCATTGGGTGCCGGAGCAGATCGAAATCGCCGGCGGCAATCCGGTGCTCGGCCGCAAAGGCAAGCCCAGCTTCCGCTGCACTTGGGAGGATGTGGCGCGCACGCAGGCCGAGTGCGTGATCGCCATGCCTTGCGGCTTCGACTTGGCCGGCAGCGTGCGCGAGTTTCAAAAAGCCGCCACGCACGAGGCCTGGCGCGATCTACCGGCGACCTACCTGTGGCAGCTCTACGCTGTGGACGCCACGTCGTACTTCAGCCGGCCCGGCCCGCGCGTCGTGGACGGCGTGGAAATCCTGGCCGGCCTACTGCATCCCAACCGCTGGCCGACGCCTGGTCCGGATCGCGCGCTGCGCGTGAACGACTTCATTCTAAGCTGGCATCCGACGCGCTGACGCTTATCCCGCTGCGCTTGCCCT is a genomic window containing:
- the gcvPA gene encoding putative glycine dehydrogenase (decarboxylating) subunit 1 — encoded protein: MHYIPHTDDERREMLARIGVERIEDLFQAIPEKFRFPRLDLPEAVTEMEVMWELGALADANADVNHHACFLGAGAYNHYIPSLVDHIIRRGEFFTAYTPYQPEVSQGTLQAIFEFQSMMSALTGMEISTASHYDGATAFAEAVLMSMAITQRHKVLISRAIHPHYRRVLRTYTQFHPNIEIAEGDLSTLTASMDLNTACVCIQNPNFFGQFEQVAGLADRIHAAGALFVVVTNPISLGLFKPPAEYGADVVTGEGQPLGIPLSFGGPYLGFFCTRREFMRRIPGRIVGETVDREGRRGYVLTLKTREQDIRREKATSNICTNQGLMALAACVYMSVMGKPGLRQVANLCYQKAHYAADQIGKLDGWRVWTDQPFFNEFVVTCPAPVKEITDYLLDEHDIIGGYDLGQDYPELQDHMLLCCTETNTREEIDALVEALAELT
- a CDS encoding cobalamin-binding protein; its protein translation is MRIVSLLPSATEIVCLLGLRDSLVGRSHECDYPPEVADVPVMTYSSIGVTGDDGAINPELTSAEIDARVSQHLRDGLSLYGLHPDRLDAAKPDLILTQELCDVCAVSYATVRAVVRDLGHKWEGSAQVVSLEPTDIEGIFQTILTVGELTGTNAVAKARVRALRDRLDRVREALAGIAHRPTVAALEWLDPPFAPGHWVPEQIEIAGGNPVLGRKGKPSFRCTWEDVARTQAECVIAMPCGFDLAGSVREFQKAATHEAWRDLPATYLWQLYAVDATSYFSRPGPRVVDGVEILAGLLHPNRWPTPGPDRALRVNDFILSWHPTR
- a CDS encoding undecaprenyl-phosphate alpha-N-acetylglucosaminyl 1-phosphate transferase → MVELLLLFFGALAIAIAATPLSKWLAPRVGVVAHPRARDIHARPVPKLGGLAILLSVLIVALILGRRLEFQQFAAIVVAATLMSFMGLVDDRFSLNAYIKLVIQLCAAVMVYLFDVRVALFGSPALDALLTVVWIVGVTNAMNFLDNMDGLLAGVSAVISSFFLVLAIINGQYLVGLLSAAVLGACIGFLVWNLNPASVFMGDSGSMFLGFLLACIAVKLRFWGQSPLVSWMVPVILMGLPIFDMTLVTLSRLRRGKNPLTSPGKDHTSHRIANHGFSQREAVMILYLVCGALGIVAIIASMANRWASLIIAVALLTAGGYMLWFMEFGPWKLTTIDWESPGLGAPPSARQPAPLPTTEPTSASQS
- a CDS encoding oxidoreductase, giving the protein MTPSSKLRAAVIGVGVGWNHIEGYQTHPNCELAAICDINPAVLKERGDRFNVPESRRFTDYRQVLNSSEIDAISIALPNWLHEPVALEAFAHGKHVLCEKPLAVSVEAGRRMIEAARAAHKTLMVCYNHRYRPEIVWLKGEIRAGDFGHIYAAKAGWLREGWIPTHGQWFTQKEHAGGGALIDLGVHVLDLALWLMGYPRPVAVSGATFAEFGPRGQKTKPRDVKPAHFDVDDMGLGFVRFANGAVLQFESAWASHREPLQDGFYVRLFGSEAGANFYTGAPNGETVVMYKLVNDQPATIVPRLPVGVSGHRIAVHHFVDCVLSGAEPESPGEHGLIGLQIIDAIYRSSQDGREVRIENSEEMSDRTPAAIH
- the gcvH gene encoding glycine cleavage system H protein gives rise to the protein MASKIDPSARYLKTHEWARIEGDEIVCGISDHAQSAMNDLVYVELPRVGATYQAGEAFGVVESVKAASDVYMPVSGTITAVNTQLESKPEIINQDPYQRGWMIRIKPDDMAEFNNLLDADAYARLLNETEK
- a CDS encoding UDP-N-acetyl-D-glucosamine dehydrogenase — translated: MAQLNAGVSHIADVPSADVAQAVRAGAFTATVNYDALRDRDVIFICVPTPFDAMRAPDLSYVVSAVEGIQPRLSRGQLVILQSTTYPGTTQEIVQPILERSGLKAGVDFDLAFCPERIDPGRTDWTVANTPRVVGGVTPEGTQRAAVVLGALGAPVHCVSSPRVAEMTKLLENIFRSVNIALVNELALLSERMGIDIWEVIEAAKTKPFGFMPFTPGAGVGGHCIGVDPYYLSWKAREYDFYTRFIELAAEMNQSMPFHVLDLIEQALDRVHIALCDATVMVLGVAFKRDVDDPRNSPAERVIELLLQRGAKVMYHDPYVPRFHVGGSVFYRKSVELLSQPLSESNLHKVHCAVIVTGHRAVDYGFVVRTVPAVVDCCNATAAVDGDKRHVVRLGVGR